Below is a genomic region from Gasterosteus aculeatus chromosome 2, fGasAcu3.hap1.1, whole genome shotgun sequence.
ACACCATAGAACCTCCTCATTACGTTGGTCAACACCATAGAACCCCCTTATTACGTTGGTCAACACCATGGAACCTCCTCATTACGTTGGTCAACACCATAGAACCCCCTTATTACGTTGGTCAACACCATGGAACCTCCTCATTACGTTGGTCAACACCATAGAACCTCCTCATTACGTTGGTCAACACCATAGAACCTCCTCATTACGTTGGTCAACACCATGGAACCCCCTTATTACGTTGGTCAACACCATGGAACCTCCTCATTACGTTGGTCAACACCATAGAACCTCCTCATTACGTTGGTCAACACCATAGAACCTCCTCATTACGTTGGTCAACACCATGGAACCTCCTCATTACGTTGGTCAACACCATAGAACCTCCTCATTACATTGGTCAACACCATAGAACCTCCTCATTACGTTGGTCAACACCGTGGAACCTCCTCATTACGTTGATCAACACCATAGAACCTCCTCATTACGTTGGTCAACACCATGGAACCTCCTCATTACGTTGGTCAACACCATGGAACCTCCTCATTACGTTGGTCAACACCATAGAACCTCTTTATTACGTCGTGATGGGGAGacaagggaggagagagggtggaGAAAACTGAGGAAAGAGCAAGGAGACGAGGGAGCAGTTTTTCTGTTGACTGTTTTTGCTTCGTTCATTCATACttgtaaaatgtaatttgtcaCTTCATTTGTTCACTCAGTTAACAGACTCAGACCACTTTGATGTTTATTGAAACTTTccattgaataaatacatgggggaagtgtgtgtgtgtgggggggctcaTCATAGCAACAACTCATACACATCATCACCGTTAACACTGTCGCCATGGTCACTGATGCTGAATCGAATATCACAGGAAGTTACATGACAGACGCATAGAGGAAAATAACGAGGAAAGAGGTGGAAGAGCAGGAAGAagtggagggagaagaggaggaggaggaaaaacaggaagaggtggagggaggagaggaggaggaggaagaagaacaggaagaggtggagggaggagaggaggaggaggagcaagaacaggaagaggtggagggaggagaggaggaggaggaggacagcaggaagaggtggaggaggaagattgaagaggaagaggttggGGGAACAGGGAGGAAGCGGAAAAGAAGGGAGGGAAGCTGGGAGTAAGGATGAAAGACTTTGAAGATGAGAAAAAGAGATACAAAAggaggaaataataaataacaaaataaagttaaaataaacagaaatgggAAATGATCAAAATAGAAGAACAAGAcgtaatgacacacacacacctgtacagGAGAACAGGAAGTAGAATCAGACTGATCATCACTTATTGAACAATACAAGCATGCGGAGGAGGAACTGCTTCACCTTCCCaacaaaacagagaaaacaagtGAAGAAGGAGAAGCATCAAGTTTGTTTTCAGACACAGAAACTTCCCAGAAAgacttttacaaaaaaagacCAGCTCATagcttctgattggctgagagccGAGGAGGACACAGGTAACAGGTAACGGCTTCGTTCACAATCAACAAACTATGAAGCGTCCTCATTGTTTCACCAAAtttagtcttttattttgaaggaaacGTCAGTGACGTGAAAGGAGTCAACTCATCTAATGAAAGTCCGGTTTGAAGCttgaaaacatgttgaataGAGATCAATGCATTTTTATACTGAACATGAGTTCTGATCATATTGATCATATTGATCATGTTGGTGCTCTGTTCTCCTCGGCCGCCACgcagaaaacaaacatacaaacaacctGGGGGATATTCTGGATCTGTAGTCCAGACTGGGTTCACTGTGTTGCTAAAAGTTCTGGTTTGATGTGGTTTGACCTGGTTCTGGTTTGGAACTGATTGGTGAACCTAGTGAACTGGCTTTGCGATTGGCTTGTTCTGATTGGCTTGTTCTGATCCCAGGGGCGGGGCATACAACGAGGGGCAGGGCTAATCCTTGGGTTTGAtagaaaacaagaagaaacagCTGGTTTTATATATCTGTTAAAAGTGATATTTatacaacacaaacatacattctGTTCCCAGGTTCTTTAGTATGAATTACTCCTTAATGTATTATAGAGGACatctaacacccccccccccccacactattCACTCTGCAGACAGGAgtattgcattgtgggtaggtTGCAGGCGACCCACTGTTTGCTCACTCCGGCATTTCCtatgaagagaaaacaacaacaaaaatagtcAATAACAGTAATCTGTGATGACAAATATCgcaaaaaggaataaaaaatgtaGATGATAATTTAACTAAAATTGTTTCCCGTTCTGCTCCTgattctcttcttctttgtttttttagaggCTGTCAAACAAACAGTATGTTTATATGTCATGATGAGATTTATTGATCGCTGGACTTCGCTAACTCTGAATACAGGAACTGAACTGACCAATCAGGAGCGACTCCAGCCTCACCTGTGTGACTCACCTGCTCTGTCTGTTCACATCTGATTGGAGAAGGAGGTTGGTGCCCCCTGCTGGGTGTAGCCCTGACCAAACTCCGCCTCCTGCAGGAGAGGTACAGTAGCAACGGCCATGAGGTCATGAAGGTAGAAGAACAGTACGTGTGGTCAGGTGACAATGTCAAGTGACGAATGGTCGCGGCGTCTGGTCTTGTAACAAACATTTGACTTCAGAGAATTATAAAACGAACAGATCAAGAGTTATCTAGTTAAACTTTGTTTTACTAGATACCTACCGGAAGAGACCTTAGAGGGGGTGGAGCTGCCACATCATGAAGCAGTACTCCagtgtgacatcatcagggTGATTACCTGGTTGTATCCCTGCTGGCTGTACTCCGGCTGGTAGCCGCCCTGGTTGCCGGCGTAAGGGTCCTGTTCATAGGCctcgggggcggcggcggccttcTCCTGAGGAGGCGCAGCTCTCATGAAGGGAGCGATGATGCCCGTCTCTTTGAAGACAAACCACAGGTTCCCCACCCACAGGATCAGGTTGATGAAGCCGAAGGCCTGGAGAGAGAGATCAATATCAGTATACTATACATCAATTTATGATTTTTAATAATGAtggtatatataaatatactttaCATGAGTAAATCATCTATACGTATTTTATGTTCTATATCTTAATAAATGATCTATAATCATgctcataaatacatttaaataaatacatataatacATCTCAAAATATCCTTATTCTTAATTATGTTTGCTATAAATACAATATACCTCAATATCTGATCTATAATTATGTTTTCTATAAATAAACTATACCTCAATATGTGCTCTATAATCATGTTATATACAAACATACCATACCTTAATATATCAcctgtaaatattttataaaataaatacatacatcaatatataaaaatatatcatcAATAGGTGTGTTataattaaatagaaaaatagatcAAATGTTGAGCCGTGAAACTAAAGTCTGAAGTAATTATTAACATCTCAGATTTTCTCATCTTCATACATGATATAAGTTCAGATGTTTTTTACATGTTGGGTTCTTTAAGTCCTTTGGAGCGCCTAGCTCAGTAAAACCCCCTCAGACCTCCCGGTCTCACCACCGAGGTGTTGAGTCCGGACATCACCGGATCGTGGACCTCGCGGCAGCTGTTCCCCTCGACCTCGCAGGCCGAGATGAGCGTGATCACTTCGTCTGGGTCGGTGGCGGTCTTCACGTCAGAGAGACCTTTGGCCCACGCTGCCGAGCTCACGAGCCACATGAAAGAGAAGACGGCAGTGACCCCCAGGTCCTAAAaggcacagaggacagaggtCAGGGGACACAGGGGACCCCCAggtcctgcaggacacacacacacacagtgagggaaGTCAGAGGTCCCAGGACTCACAATCAGTGGGCCCTTGTTGTTCTCCTTGTACTTCTCGTAGAAGAAGACGTAGATGCTGAGGGCAGCGGTGGAGTAGAGGAAGCCAAACACGCCGATGGTGACAAAGAACTCGGCCGAGGAGGAGTAGTCGCCGACCAGGAAGAGACGCTCTTTGTAATCCCCCCGACAGGTGGGGGCGTCAAAGTACACCTGGTGGAGTctggaggagtgggaggagtttAACGTGAACCATCTCATTATTATGGTTTGTCACCAAAACAGTCATACCAATAATAATCAATCATAATAATAGCGGTAGAAGAGGGTTCCGAGATGCTTATCTTGGCAATAGCATGAATGTAATATTACATTAGATTGATGAGTACTCCACCGACCTGAAAGGATACTCAAACTCCACCTCGATACTCAAGTCGCTCTCCGTCCGGTTCTTACACTCCACCGCCATTCGGAACATCCCAGAATAGCTTCCACATGTGGAGAAGGCGAAGATGGCGAAGAACTGTAGAAAGACACTAAATATTATTCTAAAATATTCCTCCAGAGCTGATAGCGGTTGTGAAGTTCTTCCAGAGCTGATGGTGGATGTTGTTCCACCAGAACTAATGATGGTTGTGAGGTTACCCAGAGCTGATAGTGGTTACGAGGTCCATCGGGAGCAGATGGTTATTATTTGGTTCCTCCAGAACTGAGAATGCTTGTTGGATTAATCCAGAGCAGTGGTTGCATTTAGGTTTCATCAGAGATGATGGTGGTTGGGGGTTCCTCCAGAGTTGATGGTTGTTGTGAGGTTCTGCCAGAGAACCTGGAGCAATGAAACAGGTTCGTTGACTTTTTCAGATCCAAGGTCAACAACATTCCCTCTCTCATGTCCAGCTCTTCACCTCTTCTTCCCTCTGACACCAACACCTTCTCTGCCAGTGTGCTGTCTCCTCTACACCTCGCTGAGGTTCAGGAGGATGTTGAGGAAATCCTTAGAAAAATGACATGCTGTACCTGCACCCTGGCTCCCATTCCCGCTGCTCTGATCAAGTCACATCTACTGTACACACTCAGTCCTTTCATCAGCAGAGCTGTTAACCTTTCCCTTCATTCCAGCTGTGTCCCACCTGCTCTTAAGTTTGCTGTCATGTGTCCTCTCCTCAAGAAGCCCAGATGCTTCTCAACTTCAGGACCACCTCAAGCACAACGACTTGTTTGAAACATTTCTGTTAGGATTCCATTCAGCTGACAGCACAGAAACAGCTTTGCTCAGGATGACGAATGACCTGCTGATGCTGCATCACCCTCACTTCTCATCCTCCTGGACCTgactgctgcatttgatacagtGGATCTTGCTGGTGTGCCTCCGCACCACCATTGGACTATCAGACTATGCACTCAAGTAGGTTTCAATCCTACCTTTCTGGCAGAAGTGAATACGTTTCACTGGAAAGATGCAAGTCCAGACTGCTCCCGGTCTCCCGTGGTGTTCCGCAAGGGTCGGTTCTTGGCCCCATCCTCTTTATCACCTACATGCTCCCCCTCGGCCGTGTCATCAGCAAACAAGGAATGTCCTTTCATTGTTATGCTGACGACACACAGCTCTACATCAAGACTGCCCCAAGCCCCTTTGCAGCCATGTCATGTCGCACCGCTAGTGTTACCTTACCTTAGCTACCTGGATCTTGAATTTCCCctaggggatcaataaagtacctatctatctatctatctatcttagGGAGATAAAGGTCgtcatggcgcaggggtagagaaaccgcaaggttggtggtttgagccccggctgccccatgtcccaagtcgaagtgtccctgagcaagacatctaacccctaattgctccccgggctaaAATGTAAATAGCCATAGgttataaatgtaatgtaagtcgctttggataaaagcgtcagctaagtgacctgtaatgtaacaaagTCATGGATGAGCAACAACTTTCTCCAGCTAAACATTTGCAAAACTGAAGCCCTTCTGGTTGGCACTCCACACCAGGTTCAGTCATCCTCCATTATCTATCTCACCTTTGACAGTCAGATCATACCCCTCTCCTCCAGTTACCAATCTGGGAGTTAGGTTCGACCCATATTTGACTATATCAAATACCTGTGCAAATCTCCTTCCATCATGTCAAAAATATCTCCAAACCGCCCCACTTTGACACCTTGCACTTCCCTATCTGCAAGAACTACTGACCCCAAACCTCCACCCACACCCTCAGATCCGCAAGCAGCTCGCTTCTCCCGGTCCCCAACACCAAGCTCCGCACCTTCTGCTATGCAGCGCCACAAACAGTTGACTACCTGAGGGCAGCACGGTCACTGAACACTTTTAAAACTGGCCTACAAATCTTCTTATTCGGGAaggcttttactttattttacctATGTTTTACCTCGGTTTGGCTCACTCTGTCgcactctgagatctgttgatgaagattattataaatgcaatgtattattattttagttgATGGTTGTTGTGAGGTTCCTCCAGAGCTTATGATGGTTGTTGTGAGGTTCCTCCAGAGCTTATGATGGTTGTTGTGAGGTTCCTCCAgagctgatggtggttgtgaGGTTCCTCCAGAGCTGATGGTTGTTGTGAGGTTCCTCCAGAGCTGATGGTTGTTGTGAGGTTCCTCCAGAGCTGATGGTTGTTGTGAGGTTCCTCCAGAGCTGATGTTGGTTGTTGTCAGATTCCTCCAGAGCTTATTATGGTTGTTGTGAGGTTCCTCCAGAGCTTATGATGGTTGTTGTGAGGTTCCTCCGGAGCTTATGATGGTGGTTGTGAGGTTCCTCCAGAGCTGATGGTTGTTGTGAGGTTCCTCCAGAGCTGATGTTGGTTGTTGTCAGATTCCTCCAGAGCGGATGATGGTTGTTGTTTGGCACATTCAGAGCAGATGGTGGTTGTTTGGTTCCTCCAGAGCTGATGATGGTTGGGGGTTTCTCCAgagctgatggtggttgtgaGGGTCCTCCAGAAttgatggttgttgttgttacagcAACGTTTCATCTGCATAGGTTGTGAGATGTTTGGATTCCTGTGGTTGTGATGTTAGCTGCTGCCAGAGAAGAGCTTCCCTTTTTGTGTCTCATATGTTTAAAGAAGACTGAGTTGAGTAAAACCAACCAAACAACGATTGGCTCAGTGTTTCATAACCCAGGGTTCTCTGAGGCGTTTGTATGAGGAACTCACCCATTGTAAGGCCTTGATGAAGCCAAGAGGAACCTTCAGGACCCTGAACTGACCCTGAGCCACGAGCTGCAGGCGGGAAGAGAGAGCGGATGGTTTCGGTTTGCAAAGTGTATTACAAGGTTGATCAGGATTTAAACATTTCAGGACAAATTACATTGTAGTTTTAATGAAgacacaataaaataataaagatacCAGTGACCATTGTTACATTGTCCTCGGGGGGTCTGAGGGGTGGGGGACCTCCTCACGCACGGACgtgtctcctctgtgtttgttttaggaACCTGAAGCTGCTTATTTACATTCTTGAGAAACTTCAGAAGCTGATGATTAGATGTTCATGGCTGTAGAAGCACTGATCACATTTCAGGCTGTTCTAATCACAGTTGAGTGATCTTTAGttattgtttctgtttcttaCACAAACTCatgatttattattagaacGTACAATGACCAGCCCAATAAAACTTACTAGTTAATATTTCAGAatatacattgttttattatgaaTATCATTGAGGGATTATCACATTTAATTATAACATAAATTGGTGAAGGAGTTTGGGCGTGACAGCGGTGTGATCCCTGGTAGTAATGTTTAAAACAGTACAGTCAAGTTATTTTGGTTTGGTTAgtatttcataataataatccagTACAGTAGGAATACATGGTAGCGACATTAGTCTTTCAGAATGAATGTATTGTGgtatatttacatttgtgttatatttatgatatttgaGCATCTTGATACAGATGGCTGAGGGGTTATTACCGGTTTATTACCGGGTTATTACCGGGTTATTACCGGGTAAATAGGTCAGACTGAACAATGAGGATTATTAAATAGAAATGCGGTTTGACCcgcaacaacagcaacatcatcatcatcatcttcttaaTCTTCATCATCTTCGTCATATTCAGCTGCAGCATCCGAGTGGTGCCATtttacacacgcacgcacgcacgcacgcacacgcacgcacacactgcaggAGCGTGTCGGAGCCGCAGAGATGTTTGTTATTGATTCTGCTCTTGTGTCAAGCAGCGCTCAGGGCGCCTGATCGATAAACCTTCTGTATTGATGATCAGTCCGATGACGACATGCTTACCAATGATAGCAGTAATAATGACGGCACTCGTG
It encodes:
- the LOC120814956 gene encoding synaptophysin, which encodes MDLVNKLVAQGQFRVLKVPLGFIKALQWFFAIFAFSTCGSYSGMFRMAVECKNRTESDLSIEVEFEYPFRLHQVYFDAPTCRGDYKERLFLVGDYSSSAEFFVTIGVFGFLYSTAALSIYVFFYEKYKENNKGPLIDLGVTAVFSFMWLVSSAAWAKGLSDVKTATDPDEVITLISACEVEGNSCREVHDPVMSGLNTSVAFGFINLILWVGNLWFVFKETGIIAPFMRAAPPQEKAAAAPEAYEQDPYAGNQGGYQPEYSQQGYNQEAEFGQGYTQQGAPTSFSNQM